The following are encoded together in the Romeriopsis navalis LEGE 11480 genome:
- the glpK gene encoding glycerol kinase GlpK, whose protein sequence is MSTQYILALDLGTTGNRALVFDHSGAVIAQAYQELTQHYPQPAWVEHDASEIWADTQTVMKQAIADAKIEPSQIAAMGLTVQRETCVLWDKTTGQPLHNAIVWQDRRTADLCNKLREQGKAPEIQERTGLVLDAYFSASKLSWMLDWVKQNKPDVDLNNVIAGTVDTWVLWNLTGGKVHATDDSNACRTMLYNLKERQWDTTLLDLFNLPHHFMGEIRSSLGDFGKTDAAVCGAEIPVRTIFGDQQAALFAHGCDRPGLLKCTYGTGAFLVAQTGKGIATSKHRLLSTIAWTESSKGTVLHALEGSMFTAGACIQWLRDELKFVENAAETEDLALSVEDNAGVYFVPALSGLGAPHWDMDARGAFFGMTRGSGKAHLIRAVLEAIAFQVRDVVQAVNEDCGSPIKTLKVDGGACQNNFLMQFQADVLGIPVERPVVLDATAQGAAFGAGLASGFWDDYHTLINSRKIDKVFEPSENAATAQANFQTWLKAVERTKNWE, encoded by the coding sequence ATGAGTACGCAATATATTTTGGCATTGGACTTGGGCACCACGGGCAACCGGGCGCTGGTGTTTGACCATAGTGGTGCGGTGATCGCCCAGGCATATCAAGAACTGACGCAGCATTATCCTCAGCCAGCTTGGGTGGAGCATGATGCCAGTGAGATCTGGGCCGATACCCAAACGGTGATGAAACAGGCGATCGCCGATGCCAAGATTGAGCCGAGCCAAATTGCGGCGATGGGCCTGACGGTGCAGCGCGAAACCTGCGTCCTCTGGGATAAAACCACGGGCCAGCCACTGCATAACGCGATCGTCTGGCAGGACCGTCGCACGGCAGACCTCTGTAATAAATTGCGCGAACAGGGCAAAGCGCCGGAGATTCAAGAACGCACCGGCTTAGTGCTGGATGCCTATTTCTCTGCGAGTAAGCTCTCCTGGATGCTGGACTGGGTGAAGCAGAACAAGCCCGATGTTGATTTGAATAATGTGATTGCGGGCACGGTTGATACCTGGGTGCTCTGGAATCTTACGGGCGGCAAAGTCCATGCGACTGATGATAGCAATGCCTGCCGCACCATGCTCTACAACCTGAAAGAGCGTCAATGGGATACGACATTACTCGACCTGTTCAATCTGCCGCATCACTTTATGGGGGAGATTCGATCGAGCCTGGGCGACTTTGGCAAAACTGATGCTGCCGTTTGTGGGGCAGAAATTCCCGTGCGGACGATCTTTGGAGATCAGCAGGCGGCATTGTTTGCCCACGGCTGCGATCGGCCGGGATTGCTCAAGTGTACCTACGGCACTGGAGCATTTCTCGTGGCACAAACGGGTAAAGGCATTGCCACATCGAAACATCGACTGTTATCGACGATCGCCTGGACCGAATCGAGCAAAGGCACTGTCCTCCATGCGCTCGAAGGCAGTATGTTCACAGCAGGGGCTTGTATTCAGTGGTTGCGGGATGAGCTGAAGTTTGTCGAAAATGCGGCGGAGACGGAAGATCTGGCGTTATCGGTGGAAGACAATGCCGGTGTTTACTTTGTCCCAGCCTTGAGTGGTTTGGGTGCGCCCCATTGGGATATGGATGCGCGGGGGGCATTCTTTGGCATGACTCGTGGGAGCGGTAAAGCGCATTTGATTCGGGCCGTGTTAGAGGCGATCGCCTTCCAAGTGCGCGATGTGGTGCAAGCGGTGAATGAGGATTGTGGTAGTCCGATTAAGACCCTGAAAGTTGATGGTGGGGCCTGCCAGAACAATTTCCTGATGCAGTTCCAAGCCGATGTTTTAGGTATTCCCGTCGAGCGGCCTGTCGTTCTTGATGCAACCGCCCAAGGTGCGGCCTTCGGTGCGGGTCTGGCCAGTGGATTTTGGGATGATTACCATACGTTGATCAATAGCCGGAAGATCGACAAGGTATTTGAACCCAGCGAAAATGCCGCCACCGCCCAAGCCAATTTCCAAACATGGTTAAAAGCGGTTGAACGCACCAAAAACTGGGAATAG